The Bicyclus anynana chromosome 9, ilBicAnyn1.1, whole genome shotgun sequence DNA window tagaaaaatgtatgggaatgacaggtcttgatcacgtgacctttcgatagcaaatgtcattcttaaacatttttctagttctcGAAGCGTTGGCGATCTCacgggcgcccggactgatacactcaggccaaaacacccttcccgaacagCCCTCTAAGTCGAAGTCCGAGACGgaagagacgcccttagagagtcgttccgcccatctactcggcttctgccttcgggccccagcggcacggcacttacacaatcagaaaaaaaatcttccGAAAAGCTTATTATTCTACATACCACATAGAATAATCATTGAACCAGCGAGGTAGGTAGTCttcttaatttaaatgaaacaagcaatggggatgatgactaggtttgaatatattgattattatgatacattcgggtaaatagggtcaatgttaactaatttatatataaaaagcaaagattgtctggatatttgcaaaataaatgagattataaaatttcaaaaactactaaaatttttttatcgtaattagatgaaaattcatacagttttagcttccttacattaaatgtgacattttttaatatatgaactataaagataaacgcacaaataacaaagatattagtaattttgtttgaacgcgcatacaaatctaacgaccattacatgcctatgacgtcattttttcgagccattttgtatggggcgtttttcagggatccgcggcagcgccgcaaatctgactctttaaatccctgtagctccgaaagtaatgctcgcagataccctgttacttttacaaaattgctttactattagtatactcttaatttatatacaatttaaaaaactgtcatcatccctattgttataATTACAGTGTTCCCGATTCAATAATGTCAAATACTAAATTATACATGACTGAATCAATTAGCAATTCCGATAATACGTACGATCGTAACCTAGTTAATCGACAcaaacataacattttattaattctatatATCTATGAACCCCTAacgaataaaatgaaaaaaaaaatgcgcttGTAACATTGTACAGGTGAATGAAATGACGTTTTTATAGccttataatcatcatcatcattatcaacccatattcggctcactgctgagctcgagtctcctctcagactgagagggcttataccattagtccaccacggaatcggaggcagaggtcatatccactgggttatcacggcttttttaCCTTTAGATTTACTGTAATTTGCTGAGAATTTATTTCGCAGTTAAATATAACTAGAGTTTATAGAAAACATTATTTTCCATCAGCAAgtgtatctatacttaatattaatatagaggtaaagtttgtagtattgtatggggtaatctctgtatttACTTAGCCGATTTTAAATTGTGTAGGATAAGTTTTGTATCCCGTTTTCGCCCCGAAACGGGATCTACACAGGCGAAACCACGGGGTATCGGCGTTGTGTATAAAATGAAAGTGTACAGTTGTAGAAGACACAGTAGATAAGTACATATTACATATCTAGTAATAAGGTTTTATAATGGTTTTATTTACGGATCATagacaaaatacttttaattttattttgaagtgATGAAATTacttcttttataaaattacttctTCGCGAAGCACTCTAGTAGAaattagaaagcgcagtgtatgTCGATGTGATTGTGATGATGATTAAGATAACTTCTTCACAaggtatcaaaataaatatttcagtcTGGTTTTTCAACACGGAAATTGCAGTCAGTATCCTTGCTATCATTccatgtgggcatgatttgtataagtAACAAATAAGATAAGTTGTTTAAATTTTCTTATTGTataatttctcaataaaaaaaaaaaactatatacctacctGCCTAAAAAATCGTTGTTTTTACACtaccattattaaaaattaaataaatattacatttctaataattttatttctgaaTAATTTACTCACGGAacaatctaaattttaaatgtgtACAGACTTTACGAATTCAAATAAAAGATAGTGTAATTACAAtgcaaattattttacattacttAAAAGAGCTCACAACTAATCGAGTTACTAATACAACaaactaataagtaaataatacttTAACTGTAAATATGCGaatttgttgtaatttattattaatattaatacctttTTTGGGTAAGTAacctttgtaattttaattcttaattttttttaatgtgaggGTGAATTGTGAGGGACATTGGGGTagtcaattttgaattttaattaggATAAATAAATCAGTACTTTTTCAAGTTATATACAGttcaataatattatctttttattactattatagttgaataaaaaaaatatacaaattcaaaacaacTAGAACAgaacattgttttaaaaaaataataagtgagaaaatattaatgaaacatTCTACTAACATAAGAAGTATACTACTTACTATTATTcacctacttttattttttatctacaataattattagcAGAACTAAGTCGTATAAATTACCTACTTTGGATATATTTCAGGTATACTGTACACCGCAGACTGTGCCAATTTGCGATGCTACCATGGGTAGGTCagaaaaacaataacaacaatcaattattttgattttttaaataatatttgccatacattTTCAGTATGACTAACATTCGCGGTCCTCGGAATATGTATATTGTGTTATCTATAtacggaactactggtccaatttgaaaaattctttcagtgttagatagcccatttatcgaggaaagctataggctatatattatctcagTATTCTCATAGGATCacgaactacgcgggtgaatgtGGGCGTGggctagttttaaatatcacGGCTCCACGCTGAGCTTAACGTACATAGAAAAAACATAAGCAAGCAAATTTTTACtcttgtaatattagtaggattattttatgtttatatttacagGACTATCAACACATTTTCAATATTCAGTCTAGAGGAACCTGGCTGTTTACTGAACTTAAGTTGTTACAATCCTAAAAGAAAAACTGCCATTTACACATTCGGTTTCAACGGTGGACCGACTGACGACTCCGTGAAAGGCATAGTTAAGGCGTACCTAAGTTTGAACTTCAATGTTCTTTTAGTTGATTGGGAAGATGAAGCTGCGGTTTTCCTTGGTAGCAATGTTTTAGGATATATCACTGCTGTTCGTAAATCAGTAAATGTAAGTACTTTACTCTATTATTCATATAACGCTTATTATTCCGCTTATTaacccgctacttcgtccgctacttcgtccgcatggaattcagtttttcacaaatcccacgggaagcatgattttttccgggataaaaagtagcctatgtgtgaatccagagtaaaatctattttcattccaaatttcagccaaacgaCGCAAatttgacaaagtttcatacaaaatccTTTCTGTCTtagtcataacatctacctgcatgccaaatttcagcttgatccgtccagtggtttgggttGTGCGTTGagagatcactatgtcagtcagtcagtcacctttgagttatatatatttagatatattctCAATGAAGGTTAGCTACATACGTGAGTAGTATAGGTACTACTTAGTACTTACTATATTCAATTATCCACTTTTTATTGCATAAtctaaagccaaactcgatgtggaatgtctatcaacaaacaaattaaaaaggaaacCACTGCGTTGTTTCGCATGGGAAATATTAGCATTGAACCATCCTAATACAGAGGTCAAGAACCGCATTGAAGGAAACCTTTTTATACAACGAACAGTACAtatcaataaacattttttgacTGGACAAGACCATTGATATCAAAAACGACGGTTGGAAAATTAGCTTGATAACCTTTTGTTATTGATCAAATCAGAGAACTCTGTTgcgattgtattttttttaatattcatatattttcataatgaaactgaaatgttttttctttcttttttttctttttaatgactgtttttgccataataaaaataaagatataacTTGTTTCCTCAGGTCGGCAAACTTCTCGGTGAAGCATTAGTAAAACTGTCCAGAGCTGGGTTAGAGCCATGCAAAATCCATCTAATAGGCTTTTCACTTGGTGCACCGTTGATGGGGTATGCTGCCAGAGAGGTCCAAAAGACAGGTGAAAGTATTGCCACGTAAGGATTATAAACTGTTTAATACCTACTGAACGCCATTATTAACATAATCAGAAACTAAGCTACTCACAACAGAAACTAGTCTTGTAAATcatacccacgtggaatggtagcaagaatactggctgctcAGCTGACAGCCAGGCTCATCCTTTGCGCAGAAAATGAGTCGGGCTTTTTGTTACCAGTCGGGGTAATTAGCTGTTTCATCATCCATCACTATCATGGTTGCCATAATCATTATGCACAGACTCTTACTGCATCCTACTACTAGACACCGGTCTTTTAACAGGAAAGCGAGATCTTGCTTAGAAACCACACTTCAATTTCAATTGGTGGGCTTTCTCATCTATTACACTATTACATTCCATACATAAAGACGAAGGTTTGTCTGCGTGTAAATCTGCAAAATTGGCCATTGGACAAAAGGTTTGTCTACGCATGCTTCTACTATAAGTTAAGGTAGTCAATTATGAAGTTGGGACCGTTGTGGCTCTGGCAGATTTCAAGTATCTAGCAGGCCAATTCACCAACTTCAACGTGAACATATTGTACAAAAACCAACTAGCTAGTTGTTAGTAGTTAAGGCacatgatttcgtattcactatttatttaattctaactgatcaaaattcaAATGATCGGTAAAAACATGTCATTCGGTGCCTATTGACAACCCTTTGttgatatcatagagtaggACTTCCCAgttgacattttgatttttgttaactttgctttgcggaatacgaaaaatgcggttattgatttgatgttaattttattaggtaGTTAAGTTAAATCAAAGTAAGTGAATTGACTGGCAATTTCTCAATTGTAATattcaagtataaaacgtatttatttgatattttatactaacttTAAAATCTAGAGTTATAGGCCTGGACCCAGCACGTCCATTGTTCGACGCGTTCTCTCTCCCTTGCCTGGACGCAGCGAGTGCGTCCTTCGTTGCGATCATCCACACAAACCCTGGAGCCTTGGGCACAGTGGAGAGTACAGGGACAGTGGATATCTGGTTCAACTGCAAAAGTCCTATTCAGCCAGGCTGTGAAAATGCCTCTGGAAAGGGCATTGGAATCATGTCACCAGAAAGTAATAATttctattgtttttttacaattttattaagtatcacactatcacatcacacttcacactatcacaataatattataaaggcgaaagtttgtgtgtaagtgtgtaatgtttgttcctcttttacgctacaGCTACTaaggcgatttggctgaaatttgggatggAAATAGGTGtagctctggattaacacaaatgctacttttcatcccggaaaaatccatggttcccgcggaatttgtaaaaaactgaattcctcgcggacgaagttgcgggcgtccgctagtatttaataaaagagaaagctgaattttggatatgacgtAGGGGAGGCCTTAAAAAACTTAACTTCGAATTCTTGaccaagatttcctatgtgAGTTTTCGGTCATCATCTAGTGCATGATTTgctagattttgtataaaaaatgtattacgtatttgcaatgtgtcactgttaacattatctatacttataataaatctgtagagaggtcaattctgtacatgaaatatatttccaaaataactatcagggggtgattagtgatcgatactgatgccaaaaatgcaatcagtaaaatttttgtctgtctgtctgtctgtctgtctgtctgtctgtctgtctgtctgtctgtctgtatgttctttatagaaacaaaaactactggacggattttaacgaaacttggtacaattattctacatactcctgggcaggttatagtatacttttcattacgctacaatcaataggagcagagcagtgaagagaaatgttgagaaaacgggagaagttactcaattttttaagcttccgtcgcgtgtatagcattaatggttaaagctacatagaaatcatgtatgacggaaatgttttccttaaaattatctataaaaacacaacagcatatatatgtctatcttttatggttgactcacaatagcacgtgtaactcccgatagcttagcagctcggagctttctaattaaatttgtctactcttatatttataacactcatcactcatccctaactaaaaaagttaatattattacctattcaataaaaaaagaatcataaaaatcggtaaagaaacaccaaagttatacaagaaatacgctaagccatcgcgcgtgcatatgctatatggattatttttgtgtaacggttgccgcgctcgacgcgactcgcgggggggggggaataaataaagaactgcagccttaatgagtagggtaggggtagggtagggtagggtaaggtaggggtagggtaggataggggtagggtaggggaagttgaaagtttacagcgattttcacgtggacgaagtcgcgggcgtccgctagtattatatatattaacattatatatcactagcggacgcccgcgacttcgtccgcgtggaagacaatgtaaactttccacccttatttcaccactttatgggttgaattttaaaaattcttgaatcacgttatatttctcattttttatgatttatgaacattttttttaaaactgtctaaaaattaaggactttccatacaaactttcaacctctattttaCCCCTTTAGGGGTTGAATCAAAATCCtatcttagcggatacctaagTCATAACATCTATCTgcttgccaaatttcagcccgatccgtccagtgatTTGGGCTgagcgttgatagatcactatgtcagtcagtcacctttgagttgcatactcgtatatttagattaataattaccagatgagggtatatatttctatttcAGATCAATGCAGCCATAGCCGCTCATGGGAGTACTTTGTTGAAATGTTATCAAAgcccaataataataaattcatagCCAGAAGAGCAAAAAGCTGTGAGACGTGGAGTGCCAAGGGTGAAACCATCACAGTAGGAGACAAAAGTCATTCCAAGTAAATATCTACTTACGTGTCATAGTCACCAacttggtcatcatcatcattaacaacccatattcggctcactgttgagctcgagtcttctctcagaatgagagaaactaggccttagtccaccaggctggcccaattttggcaggcttcacacacgtagagaattaaaaaagttctcaggtatgcaggtttactcacgttttttcgtcaccgtttgagctggttcttgcaacgctgcacgatccaaactgatcaaCAGCTTGGAGCAGTTTCGATCGTGTCAATGCAAGAAgcaactcatgactaagggccccgtatagattcgaaactagtcgggcatactctgacgttgtatcacgtcACGAGTTTTAGccttgtttcataatcaattaacatcaattaattattatttttgctcTAGCATTGCTGGAGTTGTgaatttaacacgttcgctgcggtacgaggtccattgacctcgtatgtctagtgtgttcaagagttacgaggtcggtAGTATGAGTTCAAAGAACCTCGTACCGCaacagaggaaagtacagaaaaatcagtgccccAGCGAAAGTGTTAAAAAGCAATAATACATTACGCGCACTGAGCCAATTTGCCGCATGTAGATAAATAGGCGCAATGCATCAATTTTCAAAACCATCATGATTATTGTCCATCTTATTTAAGGTCCTAAATAATGTTACCTCAGTAAGTGGTACGAATTGGGTAAATGAAATATGGTCGATGACGTCCAAAATAGCTACGAGAAACAATCCTACTATAAACTTAATGGCCATCAGGGAACGAAATGTCGAAACATGAAAACGCTACGGAtttatgtagtaataaatatttagatgCAGTCAGCGGCGGATTTACCCTTTACCCTAAGGCCCAGTAGGCCCGGGCCTATGACGGCCAGATGTTAGGGGCGGCCATTCATAACAAATGTGGGAATTAATCGACGATGTGTATTATACCTTGGAAATAACAGGAGGAgggtaagatggaagcgggttaacttagAAGTTAGAAttaaatccacacttctttcggtttccacacgacatcgtaccggaacgctaattcgcttggcggcacgtctttgttggtagggtggtaactagccacggccgaagcctaccaccagccagacctggaccaattaagaaaacctcaatcgacccagcggggattcgaacccaggacctccgtcttgtaaatccaccgcgcaaaccactgcgctacggaggccgtcaaaaatgatgGGTGCTGATAAAGTGGCGGCTGGTACTTTGGGGCCCAGGGCGGCCAAGGCTACAAATCCACCACTGGGCGCGATACATATATTTccgaataattaaatttaaaaaaaaatttcagagtGCGTGGCAACTTCAACTTGAATACCAATTCTGAGGCTCCATACGGCAAAGGCATAGCAGGCTCGGTCCCTGACAGTTGATGGACACGGcgagttaattaatttatgctgaataaattaatttgtatctaATGAGtacttttactttattaaatcctactaatattttagccaagatag harbors:
- the LOC112053242 gene encoding phospholipase A1-like translates to MSVGKLLGEALVKLSRAGLEPCKIHLIGFSLGAPLMGYAAREVQKTGESIATVIGLDPARPLFDAFSLPCLDAASASFVAIIHTNPGALGTVESTGTVDIWFNCKSPIQPGCISDQCSHSRSWEYFVEMLSKPNNNKFIARRAKSCETWSAKGETITVGDKSHSK